In Carya illinoinensis cultivar Pawnee chromosome 6, C.illinoinensisPawnee_v1, whole genome shotgun sequence, a single genomic region encodes these proteins:
- the LOC122313550 gene encoding DUF21 domain-containing protein At2g14520-like — translation MAVEYKCCESGFFVHIFVITLLVIFAGLMSGLTLGLMSMSLVDLEVLAKSGTPKDRLHAAKILPVVRNQHLLLCTLLICNAGAMEALPIFLDGLVTAWGAILISVTLILLFGEVIPQSVCSRYGLTIGAALAPFVRVLVWICFPVAFPISKLLDFLLGHGHVALFRRAELQTLVNFHGNEAGKGGELTHDETTIIAGALELTAKTAGDAMTPISEAFAIDINAKLDRDLMNLILEKGHSRVPVYYEQSTNIIGLILVKNLLSMHPEDEVPVKSVTIRRIPRVLETLPLYDILNEFQKGHSHMAVVVRRCNKVVESSPNDPPENLKEGQVKDVRINIDGAKSKRALQKWKSFPNRGGNNTYKGGSRSKKWTKEMYSDILQIDGNPLPKLPQEEEAVGIITMEDVIEELLQEEIFDETDHHFDDS, via the exons ATGGCGGTGGAGTACAAATGTTGCGAATCGGGGTTTTTCGTACACATATTCGTAATCACACTGTTGGTGATATTCGCCGGGTTGATGTCAGGGCTCACCCTGGGGCTCATGTCCATGAGCCTCGTCGATCTCGAGGTCCTCGCCAAGTCTGGAACACCTAAAGATCGCTTACACGCCG CCAAAATTTTGCCAGTGGTCAGAAATCAACATTTACTGCTTTGCACCTTGCTTATTTGCAATGCTGGTGCCATGGAG GCGcttccaatttttcttgatgGTCTGGTTACTGCGTGGGGTGCTATTCTGATCTCAGTGACATTGATTCTTTTGTTCGGTGAG GTAATACCACAGTCTGTTTGTTCTCGATATGGTTTAACAATCGGCGCAGCATTGGCTCCATTTGTCCGTGTTCTTGTTTGGATCTGCTTTCCTGTTGCTTTTCCAATCAGCAAG CTATTAGACTTTCTGCTGGGACATGGGCATGTAGCTCTTTTTCGCAGAGCTGAATTGCAAACACTAGTAAATTTTCATGGCAACGAG GCTGGAAAAGGTGGAGAGCTGACGCATGATGAGACAACAATTATTGCTGGAGCACTTGAGCTTACTGCAAAAACGGCTGGTGATGCCATGACTCCTATATCTGAAGCATTTGCAATCGATATCAATGCCAAGCTTGACAG GGATTTGATGAACCTAATATTGGAGAAAGGGCATAGCAGAGTGCCTGTTTATTACGAGCAATCTACAAACATAATTGGACTTATATTG GTCAAAAATTTGCTATCGATGCACCCAGAAGATGAAGTGCCAGTGAAGAGCGTCACCATACGCAGGATTCCAAG AGTGCTAGAGACTTTGCCCCTGTATGACATATTGAACGAGTTTCAGAAAGGTCACAGCCACATGGCTGTTGTGGTGAGACGGTGCAACAAGGTAGTCGAGTCGTCCCCTAACGACCCTCCTGAAA ATTTAAAAGAAGGTCAAGTGAAAGACGTGAGAATAAACATTGATGGTGCAAAGAGCAAGAGAGCACTCCAGAAGTGGAAGAGCTTTCCTAATAGGGGTGGCAATAACACATATAAGGGTGGCTCTAGGAGCAAGAAGTGGACAAAGGAAATGTACTCTGACATCCTGCAGATAGATGGCAATCCACTCCCAAAGCTCCctcaagaagaagaagctgTTGGCATAATAACGATGGAAGATGTCATTGAAGAACTTTTACAG GAGGAGATCTTTGACGAGACAGATCATCATTTCGACGATTCCTGA
- the LOC122312906 gene encoding basic form of pathogenesis-related protein 1-like, with the protein MGQNRFILANAIYLMGLISILIHVSQAQNSHQDFVNAHNAARARVGVGPIHWNYTIAAYAQNYANKRIRDCNLEHSMGPYSENLAGGWSGLTAVDAVKMWVDEKKYYDYQKNSCVGDECRHYTQIVWRDTVHLGCARVRCKSGGIFVICDYDPPGNNDGQRPY; encoded by the coding sequence ATGGGGCAGAACAGGTTTATCCTAGCCAATGCCATATACTTGATGGGGTTAATCTCAATCCTAATTCATGTCTCCCAAGCCCAAAACTCCCACCAAGATTTCGTCAATGCACACAATGCAGCTCGTGCCCGAGTTGGTGTGGGTCCAATTCATTGGAACTACACCATTGCAGCCTATGCTCAAAATTATGCGAACAAGAGGATCAGAGACTGCAACTTGGAGCATTCCATGGGACCCTATTCAGAAAACCTTGCCGGAGGCTGGAGTGGATTGACTGCAGTAGATGCGGTGAAGATGTGGGTAGATGAAAAGAAATACTACGACTATCAGAAAAACTCCTGTGTTGGCGATGAGTGTCGGCATTATACACAAATTGTGTGGCGCGACACTGTGCATCTCGGGTGTGCTAGAGTCAGGTGTAAGAGTGGAGGGATATTTGTGATTTGCGACTACGATCCTCCGGGCAACAACGATGGCCAACGTCCTTActaa